A single genomic interval of Pyrobaculum arsenaticum DSM 13514 harbors:
- the hxlB gene encoding 6-phospho-3-hexuloisomerase, whose translation MVTYFKQAYLEISNFILKALDKIKLDEIEAFVKILEESYKSNKKILVVGVGRSGLVGRGFAMRLRHLGLRSYVLGETITPPVEEGDVVVAISGSGSTQIVVAAAEAAKKMKARVVAVTSYYDSPLGRVADLVVFVPGRTKVAAMDDYFARQILGIHEPLSPLGTLFEDTAMVVLDSIIAELMKRMGKNESDLAKRHANIEVP comes from the coding sequence GTGGTGACATACTTCAAACAGGCATATCTAGAAATCTCGAATTTTATACTTAAAGCACTTGATAAGATAAAACTAGATGAAATAGAGGCATTTGTTAAAATACTTGAAGAATCTTATAAGTCTAATAAGAAGATTCTTGTCGTTGGTGTAGGGAGAAGCGGCCTGGTGGGGCGTGGTTTTGCCATGAGGCTGAGGCACCTCGGCCTAAGGTCCTACGTGCTTGGGGAGACTATAACTCCGCCGGTAGAGGAGGGCGATGTAGTAGTGGCTATTTCAGGGAGCGGTAGCACGCAGATAGTCGTAGCCGCGGCTGAGGCGGCCAAGAAGATGAAGGCACGTGTCGTCGCTGTCACTTCATACTACGACTCGCCGCTTGGCCGCGTGGCTGACCTAGTAGTGTTTGTGCCCGGCCGCACGAAAGTGGCGGCTATGGACGACTACTTCGCCAGGCAGATTTTAGGCATACACGAGCCGCTGTCCCCCCTTGGCACTCTGTTTGAGGACACGGCAATGGTGGTGCTGGATTCCATAATCGCGGAGCTCATGAAGCGGATGGGGAAAAACGAGAGCGATCTAGCAAAGAGACACGCCAACATTGAGGTGCCCTAG
- the speD gene encoding adenosylmethionine decarboxylase: MAGGVGGRVVVGRHVYGNLYGCDARVLGDEAALITIVKEAVRVANAMLLSIGSYRFGPNGGLTVFAVVAESHISIHTWPEHGFATVDVYTCGDHTDPKAAFDFIVEKLSPKKIEVFYGDRSMYSE; the protein is encoded by the coding sequence ATGGCGGGGGGCGTGGGGGGTAGGGTAGTAGTCGGCAGGCACGTCTACGGGAACTTATATGGATGCGACGCCAGGGTGTTGGGAGATGAGGCGGCTCTGATAACGATTGTAAAGGAGGCGGTGAGGGTGGCAAACGCCATGTTGCTGTCGATAGGTTCTTACAGGTTTGGGCCTAACGGTGGTTTGACCGTATTCGCGGTTGTGGCAGAGAGCCACATATCTATCCACACGTGGCCGGAGCATGGCTTTGCCACTGTAGATGTCTACACGTGCGGGGACCACACAGACCCCAAGGCGGCTTTTGATTTTATTGTGGAGAAGCTGAGTCCCAAAAAGATAGAGGTTTTCTACGGCGACCGTTCAATGTATAGTGAGTAG